One region of Camelina sativa cultivar DH55 chromosome 6, Cs, whole genome shotgun sequence genomic DNA includes:
- the LOC104793133 gene encoding uncharacterized protein LOC104793133 — MKASMKLREEQKPILKAKVPLSLLGLPFQSGIVAGESKELTLNLSTFFESGPSFKIAYRPNDTWNPFSVIVKTGTGSFGSPISSSMLMTAEFNLVGKGNPSFMLHFKPRFGDFSIKKSHSSSSSSSLFKSMNGSVSEEDSSIDVPAVNGGYAGAYKRVTVLPSACAGDIAGLISGVDVAARTSFPLRGRAVVNFRWGIKVPTLIKHGFGFHPTAEISLRRIPFLVMNKIAIEHVDGSNAEPTNKPGQVSGSGLPGGSADVAEACLAVRRHMEELRTENSQLKRSVDDLRQEIINVRPFPPAPMDCGKRKTTDYGGKKNVAAEELKKA, encoded by the coding sequence ATGAAAGCGTCGATGAAGCTCCGGGAAGAGCAGAAGCCGATTCTGAAAGCTAAGGTCCCTTTGAGTCTTTTAGGATTACCGTTTCAATCAGGTATCGTCGCCGGTGAATCAAAGGAGCTCACTCTCAATCTCTCTACCTTCTTCGAATCTGGTCCATCTTTCAAAATCGCTTACCGTCCCAACGACACGTGGAACCCGTTCTCGGTTATCGTCAAAACCGGTACCGGATCTTTCGGTTCGCCGATCTCTAGCTCCATGCTCATGACCGCCGAGTTCAATCTCGTCGGAAAAGGTAATCCTAGCTTCATGCTTCACTTCAAACCTCGGTTCGGCGATTTCTCCATTAAAAAATCACActcgtcctcttcctcctcatctcTCTTCAAATCGATGAACGGATCTGTGTCGGAGGAGGATTCGTCTATTGATGTTCCGGCAGTTAACGGCGGCTACGCCGGAGCATATAAAAGAGTCACCGTTCTGCCTTCGGCATGTGCTGGAGATATCGCTGGATTGATCTCCGGTGTCGATGTCGCGGCGAGGACGTCTTTCCCGTTGAGAGGACGCGCCGTCGTGAATTTCCGATGGGGAATTAAGGTTCCGACGTTGATCAAGcatggttttggttttcatcCGACGGCTGAGATTTCGCTTAGGAGAATCCCTTTCTTGGTTATGAATAAAATCGCAATCGAACACGTGGACGGCTCGAATGCTGAACCAACGAATAAACCGGGTCAGGTTTCCGGTTCTGGTTTACCTGGAGGAAGTGCTGACGTGGCTGAGGCTTGTTTGGCTGTGAGACGGCATATGGAGGAGCTTCGAACGGAGAATTCACAGTTGAAGAGATCCGTGGATGATCTCCGGCAAGAGATAATAAATGTCCGGCCATTCCCGCCGGCGCCGATGGATTGCGGGAAGAGAAAGACGACTGATTATGGCGGGAAGAAAAATGTCGCTGCGGAGGAACTGAAGAAAGCTTGA